A window from Mogibacterium neglectum encodes these proteins:
- a CDS encoding ADP-ribosylglycohydrolase family protein, producing MYNKILGCLVGAAAGDAMGAATEARSSNQIIDTFGGKVTEFIKPPNDTFGAGNQAGGFTDDFSSAYFVAKEIVDNVGVVNEEIVQNALVEWSKHAVFFDRFAGPTTRLAIKRFAGEEVQLSEGIKNKARQATNGAAMRISPIGLINAGDTENAIKDAVIVASVTHNNNLAISGACAVAAAVSEAVRDGSNLYDVIDAGIYGANEGEKIGKANGNNVAGPSVVKRIKMAVDIGFGTGSIDERICNIADIIGTGLHVSETVPTAFGIIAACSGDSMRSISEAASIGYDTDTIATIVGGIVGALNGYSSFPDYFISTMENVNKLDILGLANAIYDLQLGKEHQ from the coding sequence ATGTACAATAAAATATTAGGATGTCTTGTTGGAGCCGCTGCCGGTGATGCAATGGGTGCAGCAACTGAAGCAAGGTCATCAAATCAAATAATTGATACATTTGGAGGTAAAGTAACAGAATTTATTAAGCCCCCTAACGATACTTTTGGTGCAGGAAATCAAGCTGGTGGGTTTACAGACGATTTTAGTTCTGCGTATTTTGTTGCAAAAGAAATTGTTGATAATGTAGGAGTAGTAAATGAAGAGATAGTTCAAAATGCGCTTGTCGAATGGTCGAAACACGCTGTTTTTTTTGATCGTTTTGCAGGACCGACAACAAGACTTGCAATTAAAAGATTTGCAGGCGAAGAAGTACAGCTTTCAGAAGGGATAAAAAATAAAGCAAGACAAGCTACAAATGGCGCCGCAATGCGAATATCACCAATAGGGTTAATCAACGCTGGTGATACGGAGAATGCAATTAAGGATGCTGTTATAGTAGCATCTGTAACGCATAATAATAATTTAGCTATTTCAGGTGCGTGTGCGGTGGCAGCTGCAGTTAGCGAGGCGGTTAGAGATGGTTCGAATTTATATGATGTTATAGACGCAGGGATTTATGGAGCTAATGAAGGTGAAAAGATAGGCAAAGCAAATGGTAATAACGTTGCAGGACCATCTGTTGTTAAGCGTATAAAGATGGCGGTGGATATTGGATTTGGAACTGGTAGTATAGATGAGCGTATTTGTAACATAGCTGATATCATTGGAACAGGTCTACACGTATCAGAGACTGTTCCTACAGCTTTTGGAATAATCGCTGCTTGTTCAGGCGATTCGATGAGATCGATTAGTGAAGCGGCGAGCATAGGGTACGATACCGATACTATAGCTACTATTGTAGGTGGAATAGTTGGAGCACTTAATGGTTATTCTAGCTTTCCAGATTACTTTATATCAACGATGGAAAATGTTAACAAACTCGATATTTTAGGTTTGGCCAATGCTATATATGATCTTCAGTTGGGAAAGGAGCACCAGTAA
- a CDS encoding substrate-binding domain-containing protein, which produces MRKKFISLSLIVVIAFGMTLLSGCNEKKSDESSSKKDTEFTKAQAELDKSMAPLPKKKNGEKLGVILSSLSNEFWQTNKKGAEATAKEYGVKIDIQATDNDTDFAGQLNIMNTMISKDYDAIAVSPLSENNLINGVVAANKSGVKVILSGTTLNKDALKLAGAHIDCQLKMDFHEQGVQAGKFVAKKKKNKGKVAIIAGTEGATQSDGRRDGAKEVFESKGMEVVAVQQCDFDQQKAYDATKSIMQAHPDIVGITCGNDDMAMGVIKALKELKLKKKVVVVGNDFTSQAKASIKKGELDASVAMSPYLGGRRTVLAMLKASQGQDVSTLDSSIPIILVSKDNISKMEDWK; this is translated from the coding sequence ATGCGAAAAAAATTTATCTCATTATCACTGATAGTAGTAATTGCTTTCGGTATGACACTTTTATCAGGTTGTAACGAAAAGAAAAGCGATGAATCTAGCAGCAAAAAGGACACAGAGTTTACGAAGGCGCAAGCAGAACTTGATAAGAGTATGGCACCACTGCCCAAGAAGAAAAATGGTGAAAAACTAGGTGTAATTCTTAGCTCACTATCAAACGAGTTTTGGCAGACAAATAAGAAGGGCGCAGAAGCTACTGCTAAGGAGTATGGCGTAAAAATCGACATTCAGGCGACAGATAATGACACAGATTTTGCAGGTCAGCTGAATATAATGAATACGATGATTTCGAAAGACTATGACGCTATTGCAGTATCTCCGCTATCTGAAAATAATCTTATTAATGGTGTAGTTGCTGCGAATAAGAGCGGTGTAAAAGTTATTTTAAGTGGAACAACTTTGAACAAGGATGCCCTAAAGCTTGCAGGAGCACATATCGATTGTCAGCTAAAGATGGACTTCCATGAACAAGGTGTTCAGGCGGGTAAGTTTGTAGCTAAGAAAAAGAAAAATAAGGGAAAAGTAGCAATAATTGCTGGTACAGAAGGAGCAACGCAGTCAGACGGCAGAAGAGATGGTGCAAAAGAGGTATTCGAATCAAAGGGAATGGAAGTAGTTGCAGTACAGCAATGCGACTTTGATCAGCAGAAAGCATATGACGCTACAAAATCAATCATGCAAGCGCATCCTGATATTGTTGGAATTACGTGTGGAAATGATGATATGGCAATGGGTGTTATTAAAGCACTAAAAGAACTTAAGCTGAAAAAGAAAGTTGTTGTAGTCGGAAATGACTTTACATCTCAAGCTAAAGCTTCTATAAAAAAAGGTGAATTAGATGCATCTGTGGCAATGTCTCCTTATCTTGGAGGAAGAAGAACAGTCCTTGCAATGCTGAAAGCATCACAAGGACAAGATGTATCAACACTTGATAGTAGCATTCCAATAATATTAGTTTCAAAAGATAATATTTCAAAGATGGAAGATTGGAAATAA
- a CDS encoding carbohydrate kinase family protein, translating into MTTILSSGSIAMDVVLNSSDLPINDGFALINKEEIFPGGSSANVCVSAAGFGMDTYQVGKVGTDEIGDLFKSSLVEDGVNKKYIYTKEGGITTHTYIVTTPDGRHTIFANMGDCLPSFEPSELPDNILDGIDIYFTDMFSPKVSLFLAREAHKRNCKIIMNMQAVPSFMPLCGASEEMIHEVLSLSSMIIGGKDAILEIARSCEFDPIDAVKTVYETYKPDDGVVCTLGSEGAIWFGGQSFIKVDSYDVNVVDTTGAGDCFIGGLLYSLYDKGNSISDSLKFASASAAIKCMKYGPRSIASYDEVMAIEGSLNRTL; encoded by the coding sequence ATGACAACGATTTTATCTTCTGGAAGCATTGCCATGGATGTAGTTCTAAATAGTAGTGATTTGCCAATAAATGATGGGTTCGCTCTTATTAATAAAGAGGAGATATTTCCAGGTGGGAGTTCGGCAAATGTTTGTGTTTCAGCTGCTGGGTTTGGTATGGATACATACCAAGTTGGAAAGGTTGGAACAGATGAAATAGGAGATTTATTTAAAAGTAGTCTTGTAGAAGATGGAGTAAACAAAAAGTATATTTATACAAAAGAAGGTGGAATAACAACTCATACATATATTGTTACGACGCCAGATGGGAGGCATACAATATTTGCAAATATGGGAGATTGTCTTCCTAGTTTTGAACCAAGCGAGCTTCCTGATAATATTCTTGACGGAATAGATATTTATTTTACAGATATGTTCTCGCCCAAAGTTTCACTATTTTTGGCAAGAGAGGCACATAAGAGAAATTGTAAGATTATTATGAATATGCAAGCTGTACCATCCTTTATGCCATTATGTGGTGCAAGTGAAGAAATGATTCATGAAGTTCTGTCATTATCATCGATGATAATTGGTGGTAAGGATGCAATTCTTGAGATTGCCAGAAGTTGTGAATTTGATCCGATCGATGCAGTTAAGACTGTATATGAAACATATAAACCTGATGATGGTGTGGTATGTACACTTGGTTCAGAAGGGGCGATTTGGTTTGGTGGTCAAAGCTTTATTAAGGTTGATTCGTACGATGTCAATGTTGTAGATACAACGGGGGCAGGAGATTGTTTTATAGGTGGGTTATTATATTCATTATATGACAAAGGTAATTCTATCTCCGATTCACTAAAATTTGCAAGTGCATCTGCTGCAATAAAATGCATGAAATATGGACCGCGCAGTATAGCATCGTATGATGAAGTTATGGCTATTGAGGGTTCTTTAAATCGAACCCTTTAA
- a CDS encoding ABC transporter permease, translating to MKKLDCYKILMSYDALLILITIFLILVMSCLSPYFLTMTNFKNVLNQSSLFIFLVIGMTFIIISGNIDLSVGATIGFTGMVMSNLYYVGIPDWLCIFAGLITGLLIGLINGWLVAYVKINSFIVTLCSMTVLRGVILLVMNSKTLYGFGKLYGFIGAGDIGPINFPILLALITVVISGFILAETKYGNYCLFLGANEVALSRMGVNSKKYKLWVFAFSGLLAAVAGVVVMGRLDSAEPLAGTGYEMDAIAAVILGGTVLEGGKGNIIGPFIACLILNIISDGLTLLSISSHYQEIITGVIIVVSVLISSRDKIKRREV from the coding sequence ATGAAAAAATTAGACTGTTATAAAATTTTAATGTCATACGATGCTTTACTAATATTGATAACGATATTCCTTATATTGGTGATGTCATGTCTTTCGCCTTATTTCTTGACTATGACAAATTTTAAAAATGTTTTAAATCAATCGTCGCTTTTCATATTCTTAGTGATTGGTATGACATTTATTATCATATCTGGAAATATAGACCTTTCGGTGGGAGCTACAATAGGTTTTACTGGTATGGTTATGTCTAACCTATATTATGTAGGAATACCAGATTGGTTGTGCATATTTGCGGGGCTGATCACAGGTTTATTAATAGGATTAATAAATGGGTGGCTTGTCGCATATGTAAAAATTAATTCGTTTATTGTTACGCTGTGCTCCATGACTGTTTTAAGAGGGGTAATTCTGCTTGTAATGAACTCAAAGACTCTATATGGATTTGGTAAACTATATGGATTTATAGGTGCTGGTGATATTGGACCAATTAATTTCCCAATTTTGCTAGCATTAATTACAGTTGTTATTTCAGGATTTATTCTTGCAGAAACTAAATATGGAAATTATTGCTTGTTTTTAGGTGCAAATGAAGTAGCACTTAGTCGTATGGGTGTGAATTCAAAGAAATATAAGCTTTGGGTTTTTGCATTTTCAGGTCTTTTAGCTGCTGTAGCAGGTGTAGTAGTTATGGGGAGATTAGATTCAGCAGAACCACTTGCCGGCACAGGGTATGAAATGGATGCAATTGCCGCGGTGATTCTTGGTGGAACAGTTTTAGAGGGTGGTAAAGGTAACATAATTGGTCCGTTTATTGCTTGTTTAATTCTAAATATAATTAGTGATGGTTTAACCTTGCTATCAATTTCAAGTCATTATCAGGAAATTATAACTGGAGTGATAATTGTTGTTTCAGTTTTGATATCAAGTAGAGACAAAATTAAACGGAGGGAAGTATAG
- a CDS encoding ATP-binding cassette domain-containing protein, which produces MKSNIKLSNISKHFNHIIALDNVSLEAFNGEVLALVGDNGAGKSTLIKILSGVLRPDSGIIEIDGKKYSHLNVSEAFELGISTVYQDLALGDSMDVASNIFLGSEITKHGLLDKKAMHRQTNELLKRLKINIPDTKVNVGNLSGGQRQGVAVARLVNRGGNILIFDEPTAAMGINESNRTLELIRHLADEGFTVIMISHNLMQVFQVADRIVVLRHGCALLEEKVEDISMKEVVEVLTSADIYNNVNKRNEI; this is translated from the coding sequence ATGAAGTCGAATATTAAATTAAGTAATATATCCAAACATTTTAATCATATTATTGCTCTAGATAATGTTTCGCTGGAAGCATTCAATGGAGAAGTCCTTGCACTCGTTGGCGATAATGGTGCAGGAAAGTCCACCTTGATAAAGATATTATCTGGGGTTCTTAGACCCGATAGTGGAATAATAGAAATTGATGGAAAAAAGTACTCTCACTTAAATGTAAGTGAAGCATTTGAACTTGGAATATCTACTGTTTATCAGGACTTAGCTTTAGGTGATTCGATGGATGTTGCTTCCAATATTTTCTTAGGCAGTGAAATAACAAAACATGGTTTACTTGATAAAAAAGCAATGCACAGGCAGACTAATGAACTTCTCAAACGTCTTAAGATAAATATACCGGATACGAAGGTTAATGTTGGGAACCTCAGTGGAGGACAAAGGCAAGGTGTTGCAGTTGCTAGGCTTGTTAATAGAGGTGGGAATATCCTAATTTTTGACGAGCCAACAGCGGCGATGGGAATCAATGAATCAAATAGGACTCTTGAATTAATTAGACATCTAGCAGATGAAGGTTTTACAGTAATAATGATATCGCATAATCTTATGCAAGTCTTCCAAGTTGCAGATCGAATAGTTGTACTACGTCATGGATGTGCTCTGCTCGAAGAAAAAGTTGAAGATATCTCAATGAAAGAGGTTGTAGAGGTGCTAACCTCGGCTGATATTTATAATAATGTGAATAAGAGAAACGAAATATGA
- a CDS encoding pseudouridine-5'-phosphate glycosidase: MKINFLVETCLLCHGLSSISDDEIAVAFKKTNANFAWIEKGTLKIGGMDEFIKFRSKLVFNRADDKNLSQYLCGEEDAALTAAATMRICILYGIPAAVSCGIGGIGDAPIRRRSSDFDVIAEKKTMLIATAIKDMMDYDGSFTWLYQHDIEVLGYKSKECNGYIFNSNHYSLDGEFNEHSFVYNKSNLLLVQIPSEKRIIDNHILEEAIEFGKQEARMGKSFHPAVNEFIDRSTNGASSKLQLESILKNVIIAESLFSEN; encoded by the coding sequence ATGAAAATAAATTTTCTAGTTGAAACATGTTTATTATGTCATGGACTTTCATCGATATCGGATGATGAAATCGCAGTAGCTTTCAAAAAAACAAATGCGAACTTTGCCTGGATAGAAAAAGGCACGCTCAAAATAGGTGGTATGGATGAATTTATAAAGTTTCGTTCTAAATTGGTTTTTAATAGAGCTGATGATAAAAATCTAAGTCAATATTTGTGTGGGGAAGAAGATGCGGCACTGACTGCTGCAGCTACGATGAGAATTTGCATTTTGTATGGTATTCCAGCTGCCGTAAGCTGTGGTATTGGTGGTATTGGAGACGCTCCTATTAGACGTAGAAGTTCCGATTTTGATGTTATTGCGGAGAAAAAAACCATGCTTATCGCAACAGCTATCAAGGATATGATGGACTATGATGGTAGCTTTACCTGGCTTTATCAGCACGACATAGAAGTTTTGGGCTATAAATCAAAAGAATGTAATGGTTATATTTTTAATAGTAACCATTATTCTTTAGATGGTGAGTTCAATGAACACTCGTTTGTCTACAATAAATCCAATCTTTTATTAGTCCAGATTCCATCAGAGAAGAGAATCATAGATAATCACATTCTTGAGGAAGCAATAGAGTTTGGTAAGCAAGAAGCTCGAATGGGAAAAAGTTTTCATCCAGCAGTTAATGAATTTATAGATAGATCAACAAATGGAGCATCTTCAAAGCTGCAGTTAGAGTCTATTTTAAAAAACGTAATTATTGCAGAAAGTTTATTTTCAGAAAACTAG
- a CDS encoding (2Fe-2S)-binding protein has translation MKGKLICGCVRVYRSDIERAILNGAHTYTEIQEKTGAGTSCGNCRPLVEKIIRETISGLDE, from the coding sequence ATGAAGGGCAAACTAATTTGTGGATGCGTCAGAGTATATCGCTCTGACATAGAAAGAGCCATCTTAAATGGAGCACATACTTATACAGAGATTCAAGAGAAAACAGGAGCGGGCACTAGCTGTGGAAACTGTAGACCTCTTGTAGAAAAAATTATTCGAGAGACTATTTCTGGACTTGATGAGTAG
- a CDS encoding aspartate carbamoyltransferase regulatory subunit: MNIDGVTTGIVLDHIDAGKSLAIYNLLRLDKLDCSIAIIQNAKSGKYGKKDIIKIDQIIDLNFDLIGFVDPNITVNIIKDSKLHSKKHMKLPERLTNVIQCKNPRCITSTERGIEHRFRLDDAENHIYRCEYCDTVHRGSIKL, translated from the coding sequence ATGAATATTGATGGAGTCACAACCGGAATTGTTCTTGATCATATTGATGCAGGAAAATCTCTGGCCATATATAATCTGCTAAGACTTGATAAGCTAGACTGCAGTATTGCCATTATTCAGAATGCTAAAAGCGGTAAGTATGGCAAAAAGGATATAATCAAGATTGATCAAATTATCGATTTGAATTTTGATTTAATTGGCTTTGTAGATCCTAATATTACAGTCAATATAATCAAAGATAGTAAACTCCATAGTAAAAAACATATGAAGCTGCCAGAAAGACTTACAAATGTAATTCAGTGTAAGAATCCTCGCTGCATTACTTCTACTGAGAGAGGGATTGAACATAGATTCCGACTCGATGATGCTGAAAACCACATATATAGATGCGAATATTGTGACACTGTTCATCGCGGCAGTATCAAGCTTTAA
- the pyrB gene encoding aspartate carbamoyltransferase — MAKRDLINITDLDLDELDRLLALASDIIEFPEKYQDKCAHKTLATLFYEPSTRTRLSFESAMYGLGGNVVGFSDANSSSVSKGETVSDTTRVMECFADIIAMRHPKEGAALVAANSCDVPVINAGDGGHLHPSQTLTDLLTILRNKGRLTDLKVGFCGDLKFGRTVHSLILALLRYKGIEVVLISPDELKLPSYNKDAMDDAGVKWVETTSLEDALPYLDVLYMTRVQKERFFNEEDYVRLKDTYILDEKKLESAKDDLIIMHPLPRVNEISVEVDKDPRAKYFDQVKNGRYARMALILMLLGIEGGLN, encoded by the coding sequence ATGGCTAAGAGAGATTTAATTAACATTACTGATCTCGACCTAGATGAGCTTGACCGACTGTTAGCGCTAGCAAGCGACATAATTGAGTTTCCTGAAAAATACCAGGATAAGTGTGCTCATAAGACCTTAGCGACATTGTTCTATGAACCAAGTACACGAACGAGACTTAGCTTTGAATCTGCCATGTACGGTCTTGGTGGGAATGTAGTCGGTTTCTCTGATGCTAACTCATCATCTGTTTCCAAGGGAGAAACGGTAAGCGATACGACGAGGGTTATGGAATGTTTTGCCGATATAATTGCTATGAGACATCCAAAGGAAGGTGCAGCGCTTGTAGCTGCCAACTCGTGCGATGTGCCGGTTATTAATGCTGGCGATGGTGGTCATCTGCACCCATCTCAGACACTAACCGATCTACTCACAATTCTTCGCAACAAAGGACGTCTAACAGATTTAAAGGTAGGATTTTGTGGAGACCTAAAATTTGGCAGGACAGTGCATTCGCTTATCTTAGCGCTTTTGCGATATAAAGGAATTGAGGTTGTGCTCATATCTCCTGATGAACTAAAGCTTCCTTCATATAATAAAGATGCCATGGATGATGCCGGTGTTAAGTGGGTAGAAACGACGTCTTTGGAAGATGCTCTCCCTTATCTAGATGTACTATATATGACTAGAGTGCAGAAGGAGAGATTCTTTAATGAAGAGGATTACGTTAGACTCAAGGATACTTATATATTAGATGAGAAAAAGCTAGAATCTGCAAAAGATGATTTAATAATCATGCACCCATTACCAAGAGTTAATGAAATTTCCGTAGAGGTAGATAAGGATCCTAGAGCTAAATACTTTGATCAGGTTAAGAACGGAAGATACGCGAGAATGGCACTGATTCTCATGCTTCTGGGTATCGAAGGAGGTCTGAATTAA
- the pyrE gene encoding orotate phosphoribosyltransferase — MTNSSSKSKQIAEGLLSIKAVFLSPNDPFTWASGIKSPIYCDNRLTLTAPKVRDVIEREMARVIDEKFPECDVVMGTSTAGIAHAAISAHILGKPMGYVRGSSKSHGRNNRIEGKLEKGDKVVVVEDLISTGGSSIEVVEALREAGAEVLAVISIFTYETAKADNNFQDANIEKLSLCTISELIDTAVEENYVTSEEGKEIIEWLREI, encoded by the coding sequence ATGACTAATTCATCGAGCAAATCAAAGCAGATTGCAGAGGGGCTACTCAGCATAAAGGCGGTATTCCTAAGCCCGAATGATCCTTTTACATGGGCAAGTGGCATCAAGAGCCCTATTTACTGTGATAATAGACTTACACTCACTGCACCTAAGGTGAGAGATGTTATCGAGCGTGAGATGGCTAGAGTTATCGACGAAAAATTTCCAGAGTGCGATGTTGTGATGGGCACGAGCACAGCTGGCATTGCACATGCAGCAATTTCCGCACATATACTAGGTAAGCCTATGGGGTACGTAAGAGGAAGCTCCAAATCCCACGGTAGAAATAATAGAATTGAGGGAAAGCTTGAAAAAGGAGACAAGGTAGTAGTTGTAGAAGATCTAATCTCGACGGGTGGATCCTCAATCGAAGTTGTAGAAGCACTTCGTGAGGCTGGAGCAGAGGTTCTTGCTGTTATAAGTATCTTTACTTATGAGACAGCCAAGGCGGATAATAACTTCCAAGATGCAAATATTGAGAAGCTAAGCCTTTGTACCATAAGCGAACTCATAGATACTGCTGTTGAAGAGAACTACGTAACAAGTGAAGAAGGAAAGGAAATAATCGAATGGCTAAGAGAGATTTAA
- the pyrF gene encoding orotidine-5'-phosphate decarboxylase, translating to MKPEIIIALDFPNREKALSFLDKFDGEKLYVKVGMELFYGEGPSIVKDIKSRGHKVFLDLKLHDIPNTVKSTMKVLASVGADMVNVHAAGGIKMMQAAVEGLEEGSEVGARPEIIAVTQLTSTDQETMNRELRIDGNLKDIVLAYARNAQAAGLDGVVCSAWESEEIHDGTSQKFLTVTPGIRLLGDAKGDQNRVTTPRRAKEMGSNYLVIGRSITKANDPVKAYKTCMEEINND from the coding sequence ATGAAGCCAGAGATAATAATTGCATTGGATTTCCCTAATAGAGAGAAAGCTCTTTCCTTTCTAGATAAATTTGATGGAGAAAAACTCTATGTGAAGGTCGGGATGGAACTCTTCTATGGTGAGGGACCTTCAATTGTAAAGGATATTAAATCTAGAGGGCATAAGGTTTTCTTGGATCTTAAACTGCACGATATACCTAATACAGTTAAGAGTACGATGAAGGTTCTTGCTTCTGTAGGTGCTGATATGGTTAACGTCCATGCAGCTGGTGGGATTAAGATGATGCAGGCTGCTGTTGAAGGGCTTGAAGAAGGCTCAGAAGTAGGAGCGCGCCCTGAGATTATAGCGGTTACTCAACTTACATCTACAGATCAGGAGACTATGAATAGGGAACTTAGGATTGACGGTAACCTCAAGGATATAGTGCTAGCATATGCGAGGAATGCACAAGCGGCAGGGCTAGACGGAGTAGTTTGCTCAGCTTGGGAGTCGGAAGAGATTCATGACGGAACCTCGCAGAAATTTCTTACTGTAACACCTGGAATCAGACTCCTTGGAGATGCGAAGGGTGACCAGAACAGGGTTACAACACCGAGAAGAGCAAAGGAAATGGGTTCAAACTATCTTGTAATTGGCAGGAGTATAACAAAGGCAAATGACCCTGTTAAAGCATATAAAACTTGTATGGAGGAGATTAATAATGACTAA
- a CDS encoding dihydroorotate dehydrogenase: protein MGKPLTKVNLAGIELKNPVMPASGTFGYGQEYRDLFDLNVLGGVVTKSATAEFRYGNNLPRIAECTSGMLNSIGLQNPGIDRVIEEDLPALKEIYQGPLIVNISGFSISEFAEVASKLDASGYADILEVNISCPNVEHGGSAFGADPNMAEQITRAVRDVTKLPIFMKLTPNVTDIADIAKAADAGGADGISLINNFKAMRIDLKTRTTVTAMKYAGLSGPAIRPIAQRMVNEVFHAVNLPIIGIGGIQSADDVLEMIMAGASAIEIGSANLINPWTMPRIISELQPRMEELGIKDLEEIRGVI, encoded by the coding sequence ATGGGAAAGCCTTTAACTAAGGTCAATCTAGCGGGAATTGAACTCAAGAATCCGGTTATGCCAGCAAGTGGAACATTTGGCTATGGTCAGGAATATAGAGATTTATTTGATCTAAACGTACTTGGGGGTGTAGTGACCAAGAGTGCAACCGCTGAGTTTAGATACGGCAATAACCTTCCTAGAATCGCAGAGTGTACGAGTGGTATGCTCAACTCTATAGGTCTTCAGAATCCGGGGATAGACCGCGTAATCGAGGAAGATTTACCTGCGTTAAAAGAAATATATCAGGGACCTTTAATTGTAAATATCAGTGGATTTAGTATTTCTGAATTTGCCGAGGTGGCGTCAAAGCTCGATGCGTCGGGATATGCGGATATACTTGAGGTAAATATTAGCTGTCCTAATGTAGAGCATGGCGGCTCGGCATTCGGGGCTGATCCAAACATGGCTGAGCAAATAACTAGAGCGGTTAGAGATGTGACGAAACTGCCGATATTTATGAAGCTGACGCCTAATGTAACCGATATTGCGGATATTGCAAAGGCTGCTGACGCCGGGGGTGCAGACGGAATCAGCTTGATAAACAATTTCAAAGCTATGCGAATCGACCTTAAAACGAGAACAACTGTGACTGCGATGAAGTATGCAGGTCTATCTGGACCAGCAATTAGGCCGATTGCTCAGCGTATGGTAAATGAAGTGTTTCATGCAGTAAATCTTCCAATCATTGGGATTGGTGGTATACAGAGTGCTGATGATGTGCTAGAGATGATAATGGCGGGAGCATCAGCGATAGAAATCGGATCTGCAAACCTCATCAATCCATGGACAATGCCTCGCATAATTAGTGAGTTACAGCCTAGGATGGAGGAGCTTGGGATTAAGGATTTGGAAGAAATTAGAGGAGTAATATAA
- a CDS encoding dihydroorotate dehydrogenase electron transfer subunit, protein MRDLRSEILDNKKLADGIYRMTLETPKSEFTRPGQFAMIEVPDKFLRRPISVSSYDSSRYTLIYKVVGQGTDIMSKMKPGEYVKGITGLGNGYDLDEIPDGAFLIGGGIGIPPMLGLLKAMVMSGKSCKVVLGYNSSDDMFMLEDFEHFSDEITVMTADGSYGQKGFVTDAFDKCKYACACGPLPMLRALNHKVERGQFSLEARMGCGFGACMGCSIRTSDGSQRVCKEGPVFDKEVLRWESL, encoded by the coding sequence ATGCGAGATTTACGAAGCGAAATACTTGATAATAAAAAGCTCGCTGACGGTATATATAGGATGACTCTCGAGACACCGAAGTCTGAATTTACAAGACCCGGTCAATTTGCGATGATTGAAGTTCCGGATAAGTTTCTAAGGAGACCAATCTCGGTCAGCAGTTACGATAGCAGTAGATATACTCTAATCTACAAAGTTGTAGGTCAGGGGACAGACATCATGAGTAAGATGAAACCTGGAGAATATGTAAAGGGAATCACAGGCCTTGGTAATGGATACGATCTTGACGAGATTCCTGATGGGGCATTCTTAATCGGCGGCGGAATCGGGATTCCCCCAATGCTCGGATTACTTAAAGCGATGGTGATGTCAGGAAAATCTTGCAAGGTGGTGCTCGGTTATAATTCATCCGATGATATGTTCATGCTCGAGGACTTCGAACATTTTTCTGATGAGATAACAGTGATGACTGCTGATGGTTCATATGGGCAGAAGGGATTTGTGACAGACGCTTTTGATAAATGCAAATATGCTTGTGCCTGCGGTCCGCTACCGATGCTTCGCGCCTTAAACCATAAGGTGGAGCGTGGTCAGTTTAGTCTTGAAGCCCGCATGGGATGCGGCTTTGGAGCATGCATGGGATGTTCGATAAGGACCTCTGATGGAAGTCAGAGAGTCTGTAAGGAAGGACCGGTTTTTGATAAGGAGGTGCTGAGATGGGAAAGCCTTTAA